In Motacilla alba alba isolate MOTALB_02 chromosome 17, Motacilla_alba_V1.0_pri, whole genome shotgun sequence, the DNA window CATTGCCATTATCTTCTTCCAGATTCTCAATGCAATAGAGAACCTGGATGATAACCTCCAAAAATATGACCTGGATGGTTTAGAGAAAACCATGCACCGGGAAGTATTTGGGCAGAAGGTTGCTGTGGAAAGTATTGTGGAATTGCTGAAAGACTATCTGGCTACCCACGTCCACAACAAGCCTCTGGTGATCTCTCTGAACGGCCCCACAGGGGTTGGGAAGAGCCACGTTGGCTGGGTGCTGGCCCAGCACTTTCGCTCTGTCATGGACAATGACTTTGTGCTCCAGTACTTTGTGATGCATCACTGCCCCAGCGGGGTGGCTCCCCTCACGTGTGAAATAGATCTGTCCAAGAAGATTTCTGACGTGGTTACCAGAGCTGAAATAGAGGAAAAGACCCCACTGTTTATTCTGGATGAGGTTGAGCTCATGTCCCCTGTCCTGCTGGACACTCTCAGCCGATTCTTTGAGCCCAATCAAACTAACGAGTTCCTAAATGCCATCTACATTTTAATAAGCAACCTGGGAGGTGCTGAAATCACCAAGTTCGTTATCCAAAATGCATCCACTGAGCTCCTGCATCAGCAGCGGGGAGttgaagagctgctgagcaTCATCCAGCCAGTCCTGGTCAGTGTGCACCCTCTGTGGAAGGCTGCAGACATCATCCCCTTCGTCCTTCTGGAGAAGTCTCACGTCATAAACTGCTTCCTGGAGCAGATGAGGAGGGAGGGGCTCTATCCCGACCAGAAGCACATTGAAAATTTGGCAAATCAGCTCAGTTACTACACTACAGGGGACAAGCAGTACTCCAGCATGGGCTGCAAGCAGGTTGTGGCCAAAGTCAACCTCCTGTAGGGGGGATTTACTGCAGAGACCAAGCCCTGCTCTCGGGGTTTGCAAAGTTCTGTGCTCATGGGGTGTGTTCCAGCAGGCTGTGCTCAAGGTGTCCTTTCTCAACCCTGCACTGGCTCTGCCCTGGTCCAGGCAGAGGGGTGGCAGCCTGGACAACCTGGTCCCTGTTCTCCTCCAGAGCCTTCACTTTTTCCTGATGTTctgtggaaaaggaaggaaagggaagctgGAGCCACCTCCCAGTGTGTGCAAGACACTTTGTTCCTCATTCTCATTTGGGATTCTTGTCATTAAGGAGTTTTGGGGTGGCATCAAAAGCTGCAGGATATAAATAGGATGGAACAAGCCCTGGGTCACTGCCCCTGCAGAAAATGTCACCTCATGTGTCTCGCTGTCCAGGCTCAcagctctttgctttccttggTCCTGGCTggtgtgtgcagggcaggggcagggctggacacCTGGCACTGGGACAGTCTGTGGCTCCTGTCCCCCAGGATGTGCAggcctgccttccccagctcctaCGTGACCACATCCTTAGGAGAACACTTTTTGGACCTGTTCCTGAGCTGTTGCTGTTCTGAGCTCATCCCTGAGCTCACCTTTGGCACCTGCAGTGAGatttctgccctgcagctgtgtTTGGGCTCGCCTCAAAGactgctcagctgtgccagaTGGTGCAGAAATAACTCTGGATTGTTTCAGGTCTGGTGGTGACACCTCATCCTCAGagctcttctgctttttgcctCTGGGGACGCGTCACTGTGGGCAGTCATTGTCTAGAAAGCCCAAAGCAGCAAGTGATGGATATTAAGCAGCACACACTGGAAAAGACAGTTTGGGCTGATGGAGTGGGGATCCTGGGCTTGTTCCCAGTCCTGAGAGGCTGAGAAGAGGCTTTGCCATTGAGCCCCAGGTGAGATGTGGCCTGGGAGCAGCTTGGGAAAAGCACACAGCCATGTTTTGAGCAAAACTGAGCAGGTATTTATGACAGTGTTTTCTCAGGTTGTGGTTTTGTACAAGATTTCTACAGCTTGCTGTGAATTTCTAGATAAGAAACCCTGTGGATATTTGCACTGGGGTTTTGATTCACCTCTTTCTAATTGTTGATCTCCAAAGACTCTGTCACATACTCCAGCTTCCAGAGCTATTGTCAGGAATAAACCCAAACTATCCTGAATAAAAGAATTGAAAGtacatttctttcatttgattGAAATTTGGATTTCCTCCAAAATTTCCCTTCTGGAGCCATGTACCCCTGGTAAGCCCAATCCCAACCCCACACAGTGCTGCAGTGCCAAAAGCCAGGTGCTGCACAGCTCCTCCATCCAAGCCACCTCCTAAATTCATGTGTCCTCAAATACCAACATGTGGGAGCTGGTTTCCACAGCTCAGAGAGCTTAACTAAAGCAGTAAGCTGAGCTTACTGCTAAGACATTTGGGATGCTTTTATCCTGGATGAGAAACCACTCAGGGACCAGgattcccctcctcctccagctgggagaggggcagaTGTTAGTTCTGATTGTCTCAACAATGGCTTTGTTTATAAATGCCACCCATGGGGTGTTTGGTTGTGCCAGAGGTCCCTGGGTGCCTCCACACCAACCATCAGCGTGTGCAGAAGGGGAGGGTGACTTCAAGTGGAGCTGAGCATCTGCAGAGTTTGTTTCCAGCCCTCCAAGGCTCTCCTGCCCTAAATCAGGGCTCCTAGCCATTCCCTGAGGCTGAGTTTTCCTGAGTGCCCTGTGCACCTCGAAGACCTGCTGGAGTCTTTGTGTCTCACAAAGCTCCTCTCAGTGCCCAGAGGTGGGgctcagcttcctgctgcctctggaggCTCTTGTCAGACAGCACAGGAATCCCCAGGCTATGGAGAGGACTTTTCCTGCCAGAAGATAGGATGCAGGACTCGAATCCCAGCTCAAATGGCTCTTTAGGTTGTCCCCAAAGGCTTCCTCAGTTGGCAAAAGCTCTTCCTGAGTCAGGCACATCTCTGTTGTGCTTGGAGCAGTGGtttggggcaggctgctccctccctgctgcagcccctgtgtTTGATCCCTGTTCAGCgttcagcagcactgggatggctgttcctgtcactgctggctggggctcctggggaCACATGCAGGTACTCTGCACCCTGCAGCTGCATCCCAAACCACAGTGGGATTTGGGCCAAATTCCCTTTTCACATTTACCCTGGGGGAAGTGCAGAGTGGTTCCAAACATCTCTGTAGTGAGGAGGATGCTGTTGctgcccaggagagcaggcagtGAAGGAGAAGGGTAGGAGGGGATAGGAAATAATTCATGTGTTGAGGGCACAGACTGTGACTCCACTGGCCACTCTGGGCTGCAGTTTTCCCAGGGCTGGTTCAGGACAGGGGGTCCAGTGGGCAGGAGCTCCAATTGCTCGGGTGTGTGAGTTGGgagggtttgttttatttcaccCAGTGGTTATGAACTGCTCTCCCCAGGCCTCGGAGCACTCCAGGCAGGAACTGGGGCTGGGGTTCCCAGGACACTCCTGCACCAGGGATGGGATGTGCCCTGTGCTTCTCCATGGAcgtggcccagctccagccacaggaAGGTGGGTGGGTGCATgttctgcaggagctctgggtaacttcagctgcctcagggaAAAGAGCTTTGGATTTAAATATTCCTAAAAAGGACCTAgtccccagcagcctcccttAATCAAAGCAGCCTGTCTGAGCTGCCTCCAGGGGTGGGTGCTGGCTGGTggggccagcctggctgccaggctgagTCCTCCTGGGGTTTCTCTCACCTGGGAAGGTGTGAtggcccaggagcagggctctcTGTTGCACAGCATCACCCCAGCCTTGCTGGGCTTGCCCGGTCCCTGAGCTCCCCGAGCGCTGAtggggctgctgccactgctgtgtgCCCACCCAGCAGGACCTTGTCCTCTCTCTTGAGGCTTCTGGCCATCCCTGAGGATCTCTGATGTTGGCCCAGGGCACCTGAACAGTGTTTGCAGAGGGAGGCAGACGAAGGGGTGCAGAGGGATCCCATCTCCACGTGCACCAGTGACTTGTCCCTGTGCTAAGggcaaggaaaagctgctgccagACCCTAGAAGGGATCTGTTGCTTTCTTTCCAACTCCTGTGGTTGTCACTAAACAGGTGAGGTGCCACCAAGAAAGCAGATTTTGATCCCAGTGATGACAGGGAAGatcagggctgcagcagaggagaaaacagcaaGGACAGCCCAGGTAGGGCAGGCTGCAGTTCCTGCCAGGGTGCAGAGGGAACGTCTGCAGCGGCTTCTGAGACCTTGCAGTGATGGGGTGAGTCCCGGAAAGGTGGAGGCAGGACAAGCACCCCCTCTccttgggaaggaggaggagggacaggcaAATACAGGAGTGAATGCATTACCTGAAGAGATGGGAGAAATTACATCCAaggtttttcaaaaataattgtaaCCATAGAATCTAGTTTCTTCCTCTCACAGGATATTCAGAGAATAGCTGTTAATAGTTACTGGGATGAACTGGAAAGAGTtttccagagctggggaaaTGAAATATTCCATAAATGGTGGGAGAGCAGAGTCAGACAGAGACAGACATGGTTTGTCTGACCATGGAATTTGGAGGGGCAGGGGAGCTGAGAGGCACCCAAACACTGCAGGAGACAGGCCTGGGATGGAAATCATAAACTGGGGGAAAGGTCTGAAAGaaggtgctgcagaggagggTGTGAGTGAGCGAAGGCACGTTCCAGGATGGGAAGGGTGAAGgcctgaaaggaaaacaagcctGGGGGCATCGCAGCACTCGCACTCCACAGGAGGGATAACACCCCGGGGCCCGAGAATGGCAAACATCCcattaaaatgtataaataggTGTGTTGCATATGCAAGGGGTGAAGTAATGCCGGGCCACGCTGGAGCAGCGTGGCACCATAtttgggcagctctggggcaggagggagagctggctgctgtgccccccAGCATCCCGCGGCAGCCGCAGCGCAGCACGGGCCCCGGAGCCCGGCGGGAAGTTTCGGGTGAAGCGCGATAAAAGCTGTCCAACATGCAAAACACGGGCAGAAAGGAGACAGCGGTGCTcggctctgccagccctcctTGGGCAGGGTGTGGAGCTGGCTCCGGAGAGGGAGGTTTATGTAAAACTTtggggaaatgctgcagctgtggaagAGCAGCGCCCAAGTGGGgtgaggagagagaaagaaaggctgcagagctgctctgcccaagccagagaaaggctgcagagctctgctgctgaccCCGGGGCTGGCTTGGGCAGAGACACAGTGCTCTGCTCAGGGGCTCGGGAGCTCCCGCTTTGCCTGTTCTCTGTCACCCTGATGAAAACGAGAGCAGGCTCCCGGTACTaaagtgatttcagcatttattataataaaaagaaaggccTAGAGCGTGGGGCCCCGGGCCGAGCAGGAGCGATCCCGTCAGGATGCGGCAGCGCCGGCGCTGGGGCTCCAGCAGCGATGTCCCGATAGTCCCGATGTTCCAGGTGGAGCTGCACAGTTCAGTGGGTCAGAAGtccctttttatcctgttttttgtccctttggattggtttctttttggaGCCTTCATTTGCGTGAAGGTTTGAGGCGCTCGCTTGGCCATTCCAGCTCTGTCCAGGCCGGCTCGTTTCTCTGGGGGTGCTGCACTTTGCTGAGCTGTGGTATGGTACGCTGGGTGTTTCTTATAGCTACCCTTTAAACCCCTTTTACAACATAATAACCAAACTAACAGTACATGCTTAACGATCTATCGactattttacaacagttttaAGCTTGTTTTTCACACCGGGACCGAGGGTGGTTCGGGCAGagacacagggctctgctcaggggcTCCGGAGCTCCCAGGCTTTGCCTGTCCTCTGCCACCCCTCCGGCTGGAGCTTCCCCCGggccagcactgagctgctgagccagcagagGTTGCACCAATTTAACATCATTCCTCTGTAAGAGATGTGCTCAGCTCCTAAAACATCTGCATCTGGGTGCAAAGTTTCgggcagctgcctctgcaagCTGCCAGGGTGGTGAGATCAGCGAGTCACTGCTCAGATTGGTTTCCAGATGGGATGGGTGAGAGGGAAAGCAGCCAGCACTGAAACCGGAGTGTGCAGATTCATGATGTCATAAACTAATCTGGAAACTTGCTTACTTCCCCTTGACACTTTCCCCTCACCAATTCAGTTTATTGGTATATATTAGGTATTATTTTAGGGTCTGTATCTAGAGCTACCTCagggggcttggagccaccCCCAGGAAGTgcctgcagaaggagcagccctccccagcacactTTGTGTTCTCCAGTTGCAGATGTGGAGCTGGTGTGGCCTCTCCCTGGGCAGTGTGGGATGTGacatcagctcctgctgctcctccagctctggaggttacagcagagcccctcagagctccctgcaggacaCAAACAGTCCAGGATCTTCTGTGGATGCTAATTTGAGTTTTGTGCTTCCTGTGATGTCTTATCACTTGATCCCTCAGGCTGGAATTCAGCTGCTCTAATTTTGGTAACTTGAGGAAGCCTGAGTAAGTCTGTCTGGgatttccccatccctgcctcctgcAAAAAGCCTGTCCAGGAACCCAGGCCTGGGAAAAGACCACCTGGAAAACCTCCCCTGAGATGAGTGAAGACATTTTTGAGGCCAGCAAGAGATATGTGAAAGAATGTAAAGCATTAAGTGCAGCCAAACCCTCTGTTTTCACCTGTATCTttgtccctctcctgctcctaTCAAATATGCCTCACTGTCCAAATGTTCTCATTTAAACCAGACCCCTGTGGTATCTTTCCtgttctgagaaagaaaaaaaaaatgttaaaaaaaaattcaaaatccGGCAAGAAGACATTCCCAGAATTCATGGTTTCCTTTTGAACTCTCTGAGCCAGCCAACACAACTTTTGTGCAGCAGTAGCTGCAGGCTGAAATCAGGGATTTCAGGGATTTCATCCCTGAAATCAGGGATGCTTTGCTGCATTCCCACGCGGCCATGCCCAGCTGCCAGGCTCTCCAAAACTGTGGCTGCAGGAGTTTGTGCCCTCTCAGCTGGCACCACCTGGTGTTTTTATCCTGTGCTTTTCCAGACACATCAAACCAACTGCCCAGTTCTTGCTGAGATGGTTTCATGTGGGATCGAGGTCCCTGAGGCTTGCTCTGCCTTCGCTGAGGGCCTGCATC includes these proteins:
- the TOR4A gene encoding torsin-4A, translating into MEEELPCCELDGKNVLRHLGVEVPCMESNPTGDTSGAEDDAGEVPCAESSTKEEAPCDPGIVFTEGSVEGETQGNGSDGEGQIPGSGSDREGDIPGSGSGSDREGEIAVTDSDGEGEIAITDSDREGEMPCDAKEEASCSESDAEEVPDAVIPAASKKITSISSPLRAIVRLRRRYQGLKKSRLHLELPREKSAEFVHTRLLQRQLSLNRTSLYSPSMSFFNQSGFESSQYFTFDTSVEHYSVKKCRRKKSRRKSRMVLYPDKTKKYLPAEEKSKAKRCLLLLIAIIFFQILNAIENLDDNLQKYDLDGLEKTMHREVFGQKVAVESIVELLKDYLATHVHNKPLVISLNGPTGVGKSHVGWVLAQHFRSVMDNDFVLQYFVMHHCPSGVAPLTCEIDLSKKISDVVTRAEIEEKTPLFILDEVELMSPVLLDTLSRFFEPNQTNEFLNAIYILISNLGGAEITKFVIQNASTELLHQQRGVEELLSIIQPVLVSVHPLWKAADIIPFVLLEKSHVINCFLEQMRREGLYPDQKHIENLANQLSYYTTGDKQYSSMGCKQVVAKVNLL